The following proteins are co-located in the Triticum aestivum cultivar Chinese Spring chromosome 1A, IWGSC CS RefSeq v2.1, whole genome shotgun sequence genome:
- the LOC123069199 gene encoding phospholipase A1-II 7, with protein sequence MSSPEPGSIASRWRELQGAGSWEGLLDPLDQDLRASIIAYGELAEATYDGFNSQRRSPHAGACFYGHADLLAAAGVSRAGYYSVTKFIYATSGFFLAPTTGTSVPDAFFVLPLPSLLEEPWCRESNWMGYVAVATDEGVAALGRRDIVVAWRGTVESLEWVNDLDFTPASAAPVLGPAAGDFDSAVVHHGFLSVYTSSDEDSKFNQQSARDQATEEVRRLMEAHKEEATSITVTGHSLGASLATLNAVDMVSHGINVPPSSPQQQPPCPVTAIIFASPHVGDDSFKSAFASFTNLRALHVRNAGDVVPLYPPIGYVDSATAVLPVDTGRSPYLKQPGTVQTRHNLECYLHGVAGFQGAGGGFKLEVDRDVALVNKGADALKDKYPVPPNWHVINNKSMVRGPDGHWKLRDFEET encoded by the exons ATGTCGTCGCCGGAGCCTGGAAGCATCGCCAGCCGGTGGCGCGAGCTGCAGGGCGCGGGGTCGTGGGAGGGCCTGCTGGACCCGCTGGACCAGGACCTGCGCGCCTCCATCATCGCCTACGGCGAGCTGGCGGAGGCCACCTACGATGGGTTCAACTCGCAGCGCCGCTCGCCGCACGCCGGCGCGTGCTTCTACGGCCATGCCgacctgctcgccgccgccggggtgTCCCGCGCGGGCTACTACTCCGTCACCAAGTTCATCTACGCCACCAGCGGGTTCTTCCTGGCGCCCACGACGGGGACGTCCGTGCCCGATGCCTTCTTCGTGCTGCCGCTGCCGTCGCTACTGGAGGAGCCCTGGTGCCGGGAGTCCAACTGGATGGGGTATGTGGCCGTGGCCACCGACGAGGGCGTGGCGGCGCTTGGCCGGCGCGACATCGTCGTCGCCTGGCGCGGTACCGTGGAGAGCCTCGAGTGGGTCAATGACCTGGACTTCACGCCGGCGTCCGCCGCGCCAGTGCTCGGCCCTGCGGCGGGTGATTTCGACTCCGCCGTGGTGCACCACGGGTTCCTGTCGGTGTACACGTCCAGCGACGAGGACTCCAAGTTCAACCAGCAGAGCGCCAGGGATCAG GCCACGGAGGAGGTGCGGAGGCTCATGGAAGCGCACAAGGAGGAGGCGACCAGCATCACCGTCACGGGGCACAGCCTTGGCGCGTCGCTGGCGACCCTCAACGCAGTCGACATGGTCTCCCACGGCATCAACGTGCCGCCCTCCTCACCACAGCAGCAGCCGCCGTGCCCGGTGACGGCGATCATCTTCGCGAGCCCGCACGTAGGGGACGACAGCTTCAAGTCGGCCTTCGCTTCATTCACGAACCTTCGTGCGCTTCATGTGAGGAACGCCGGTGACGTGGTGCCCCTATACCCACCGATCGGGTACGTGGATTCGGCGACGGCGGTGCTGCCCGTGGACACTGGCCGGTCGCCGTACCTAAAGCAGCCAGGCACCGTGCAGACGCGCCACAACCTCGAGTGCTACCTGCACGGCGTCGCCGGGTTTCAGGGTGCCGGCGGCGGCTTCAAGCTTGAGGTGGACCGCGACGTGGCCCTGGTGAACAAGGGTGCTGACGCGCTCAAGGATAAGTACCCCGTGCCGCCCAACTGGCATGTCATCAACAACAAGTCCATGGTGAGAGGCCCCGATGGTCACTGGAAGCTCAGAGACTTCGAGGAGACCTGA